Proteins encoded in a region of the Prunus persica cultivar Lovell chromosome G4, Prunus_persica_NCBIv2, whole genome shotgun sequence genome:
- the LOC18779147 gene encoding uncharacterized protein LOC18779147: MRLSSKQSKASNRSGPRPRKKHKRLDAICEKEYKRNHVEVIGGNGGPGPGPGSSGSGELELRRSSRARRAPVMLDVSPAPPKKRRRIEKNVILSAEKSVKEEDFDTPGSWRSRLRSRGRNAGSAVKGKRKLFEETGGGRSEENMVSTESNDKNGGLEGGRPRIVKSNRPGRIRATNSLEHEKKENELPVIKDELVEEEVEVMRKDEDVSMQLDGELDGGVQGETVKGDSTKIIEAGENLQLEKGCIGNENVETMDNMETMEHADEQVEQSVCAVQEENNGNQVEQLGCVIEGENQSNAMSEAVGVSRNEVEVAGCHEGKDSDLAKLDENLAIEVNNVKVDKLKGMKCDTLGKPRIKEGRRCGLCGGGTDGMPPKKLVQETGESENEAYSGSSASEEPNYNIWDGFGDEPGWLGRLLGPINDRYGIAGIWVHQHCAVWSPEVYFAGLGCLKNVRAALCRGRALKCTRCGRPGATIGCRVDRCPRTYHLPCARAYGCVFDHRKFLIACTDHRNLFQPMGNQYLARIKKLKAKKMKMEIRKLSNDAWRKDIEAEEKWLENCGEDEEFLKRESKRLHRDLVRIAPVYIGGSNSESGKLFQGWESVAGLQGVIRCMKEVVILPLLYPEFFDNLGLTPPRGVLLHGYPGTGKTLVVRALIGACAHGDKRIAYFARKGADCLGKYVGDAERQLRLLFQVAERCQPSIIFFDEIDGLAPCRTRQQDQTHSSVVSTLLALMDGLKSRGSVVVIGATNRPDAVDPALRRPGRFDREIYFPLPSVEDRAAILSLHTRKWPKPVAGSILKLVARRTAGFAGADLQALCTQAAIMSLKRNFPLQEVLSAAGKKASDHKRLPLPAFAVEDRDWLEALTCSPPPCSRREAGIAANDVVCSPLPTHLSPCLLQPLSTMLVSLYLDERLWLPAPLRKAARMIKSVMVSALNKKKMSSDRWWSHIDILLQEADVAKDIERKLLHTGILLGDDTFANSDAFSDDDDDNILKFPSVKHHGGARPSLLQNISVASTNKSGFRILIAGSPRSGQRHLASCLLHCFVGNVEVQKVDLATVLQEGHGDMVQGITQILMKCASVGPCVVFLPRIDLWAVETPLQVTEESDSDLSDHQLPENEKSYFVHGQAVEEGSGSTSQQCKSEDMGECPGVACSASHAWNLFVEQVESICVSTSLMILATSEVADPVLPVRIRQFFKSDISNDHQSIPVKHTVPRFSVQVNGDFNHDLVINLSAEELLRDIVQQVVLLIHQTSHIHTSSCQEYKTCGTLGGQSEMVNQSLDHGSADANNSVKQGPDESLLKAHPPPNNRTVKGKSSLLLAISSFGYQILRYPHFAELCWFTSKLKEGPSADISGPWKGWPFNSCIARPNNSIEKVAVGCSSSNFKNKENFVLVRGLIAVGLSAYRGVYTSLREVSFEIRKVLELLVLQINAKIQGGKDRYQYVRLLSQVAYLEDMVNSWAYTLHSLEVDSPMKMENAKLTDVRPPDDHHADDQVQSEEPKPNGTSKCSDGLKVPEIDPQGFDNEKVGSVDLNEEYGDLGHPNSEGRLEISDLSGQKIVVMNSTLDKSLLDSDGTLNDQNGTSPKPHEPEKDKNHVVGNGNSGSLKHSNGFECAESVVISEDGCTCEEFGCVKLCSSSTVCNERNGLSSVDAGIGQNDVKCEADKHIMDVEISSKTSLSSESGVLCLYRCCPTCLDTLRSLTQKILIHKWGSNRSLWTADDVHDIVASVSVDLLAAVRRMNVSGGSSNLLDDKMRDGNNERFEWPETITCHCKTSGNKSLLPVECRCHTISESTPTKENASPNTHLRFDSNFIFRDGVLVHMDPDKDVSFHCKFETLCLCSLIELIVMSKQPFH; this comes from the exons ATGCGATTATCGTCAAAGCAAAGTAAGGCTTCTAATCGGTCGGGGCCTCGGCCTCGGAAGAAGCACAAGAGGCTTGATGCTATATGTGAGAAGGAGTATAAGAGAAACCATGTTGAAGTGATTGGGGGTAATGGTGGGCCGGGGCCAGGGCCAGGGAGCTCCGGGAGTGGTGAACTGGAGCTGCGCCGGAGCTCCAGGGCTCGGCGGGCCCCAGTTATGCTCGATGTCTCTCCTGCACCACCAAAGAAGCGGCGGaggattgagaagaatgtaaTATTGAGTGCTGAGAAGAGTGTGAAGGAGGAGGATTTCGACACGCCGGGAAGTTGGAGATCGAGGTTGAGATCAAGAGGTAGAAATGCGGGTTCAGCGGTAAAAGGGAAAAGGAAGCTTTTTGAAGAGACGGGTGGAGGCAGAAGTGAAGAGAATATGGTGAGCACTGAATCAAATGATAAGAATGGGGGATTGGAAGGTGGGAGGCCTAGGATTGTCAAATCGAATAGACCAGGAAGGATTAGAGCAACAAATAGTTTAGAGcatgaaaagaaagagaatgagTTGCCTGTGATCAAAGATGAACTTGTGGAGGAAGAAGTGGAAGTGATGAGGAAGGATGAAGATGTTTCTATGCAATTGGATGGCGAACTTGATGGTGGGGTTCAAGGGGAAACTGTGAAGGGTGATTCGACAAAAATAATTGAGGCAGGGGAGAATTTACAATTAGAGAAGGGGTGCATTGGCAATGAGAATGTGGAAACTATGGACAATATGGAGACCATGGAACATGCTGATGAACAGGTGGAGCAATCAGTATGTGCGgttcaagaagaaaataatggtaATCAGGTGGAACAATTAGGGTGCGTGATTGAAGGAGAAAATCAAAGTAATGCCATGTCAGAAGCTGTTGGAGTTTCAAGAAATGAAGTGGAAGTTGCAGGGTGTCATGAAGGGAAGGATTCCGATTTGGCCAAGCTTGATGAAAATCTTGCAATTGAAGTGAACAATGTGAAGGTGGATAAGTTGAAAGGTATGAAATGCGATACACTTGGCAAGCCACGCATTAAGGAGGGTAGACGGTGTGGTTTGTGCGGGGGAGGGACTGATGGTATGCCTCCAAAAAAATTAGTTCAGGAGACGGGTGAGAGCGAGAATGAGGCATATAGTGGCTCTTCAGCCTCTGAGGAACCTAACTATAACATATGGGATGGCTTTGGTGATGAACCTGGCTGGCTTGGACGTCTCTTGGGTCCTATAAATGATCGTTATGGTATTGCTGGAATATGGGTCCATCAACACTGTGCTGTGTGGAGTCCAGAG GTTTATTTTGCTGGTTTAGGATGCTTAAAGAATGTACGGGCTGCCTTATGCAGAGGGAGAGCATTAAAATGCACCCGCTGTGGAAGGCCAGGAGCCACAATTGGGTGCCGTGTTGATCGGTGTCCACGAACTTACCACTTG CCTTGTGCACGAGCTTATGGTTGTGTATTTGATCATCGAAAATTTCTGATCGCCTGCACTGATCATCGGAATCTCTTCCAACCTATGGGCAATCAATATTTAGCCCGtataaagaaattgaaggctaagaaaatgaagatggAAATAAGGAAACTTTCAAATGATGCTTGGCGGAAGGATATTGAGGCAGAAGAAAAATGGTTGGAGAATTGTGGTGAGGATGAAGAGTTTTTGAAACGTGAAAGCAAGAGGCTTCATCGGGATTTGGTAAGAATTGCACCCGTGTACATTGGAGGCTCCAACTCTGAGAGTGGAAAACTATTTCAGGGTTGGGAATCTGTTGCAGGTCTTCAAGGTGTCATTCGATGTATGAAGGAAGTTGTCATATTGCCTCTTTTATATCCAGAGTTCTTTGATAATCTTGGTCTCACACCTCCTAGAGGTGTTCTTTTGCATGGGTATCCTGGAACAGGTAAAACTCTTGTTGTCCGGGCATTAATAGGTGCGTGTGCGCATGGTGATAAACGGATAGCATATTTTGCTCGCAAAGGTGCAGATTGTCTAGGAAAATACGTTGGTGATGCTGAGCGCCAGCTAAGACTCTTGTTTCAGGTTGCTGAGAGATGTCAGCCTTCTATAATATTCTTTGACGAGATAGATGGGTTGGCACCTTGCCGGACAAGGCAGCAAGATCAGACACATAGTTCGGTTGTGTCAACGCTGCTTGCTTTAATGGATGGTCTGAAATCTCGAGGTTCTGTTGTAGTTATAGGTGCTACAAATCGTCCTGATGCTGTTGATCCAGCATTAAGGCGGCCTGGAAGATTTGATAGGGAAATCTATTTTCCACTGCCGTCAGTTGAGGACAGAGCTGCCATTCTTTCGCTACACACTCGAAAGTGGCCAAAACCAGTTGCTGGATCCATTCTCAAATTGGTTGCAAGAAGAACTGCGGGATTTGCCGGTGCAGATCTGCAAGCACTTTGTACTCAAGCAGCCATCATGTCCTTGAAGAGGAATTTCCCTCTGCAAGAAGTTTTGTCTGCTGCTGGAAAGAAAGCTTCTGACCATAAACGCCTCCCCCTTCCTGCCTTTGCAGTGGAGGACAGGGACTGGTTGGAGGCTCTGACATGTTCTCCGCCTCCCTGCTCTCGTAGAGAAGCAGGAATAGCTGCTAATGATGTAGTATGCTCTCCTCTTCCTACACACCTTAGTCCGTGTCTGCTACAACCATTATCTACTATGCTTGTTTCCCTTTATCTTGATGAACGGCTCTGGTTGCCGGCTCCTCTCAGAAAAGCTGCAAGAATGATTAAAAGCGTGATGGTTTCGGCTTTGAATAAGAAGAAGATGTCCAGTGATCGTTGGTGGTCCCATATTGATATCTTACTTCAGGAAGCAGATGTTGCAAAGGACATAGAGAGAAAGCTTCTGCACACTGGCATTTTACTTGGAGATGACACTTTTGCTAATTCTGATGCTTTTAgtgatgatgacgatgacAACATTTTGAAGTTTCCTTCTGTTAAACACCATGGTGGTGCACGCCCTAGTTTGCTGCAAAACATATCAGTTGCCTCAACAAACAAATCAGGATTTCGAATATTGATTGCTGGAAGTCCCAGATCTGGCCAAAGGCATCTTGCTTCTTGCCTTCTTCACTGTTTTGTTGGGAATGTAGAAGTTCAGAAGGTTGATTTGGCTACAGTTTTACAAGAAGGGCATGGAGATATGGTGCAAGGGATAACACAGATATTAA TGAAATGTGCCAGTGTTGGGCCATGTGTAGTTTTCTTGCCAAGAATTGACTTGTGGGCTGTGGAGACACCTCTTCAAGTGACAGAGGAGAGTGATTCTGATTTATCAGACCATCAACTTCCTGAAAATGAAAAGTCGTATTTTGTACACGGTCAAGCTGTTGAAGAGGGAAGTGGGTCCACTTCACAACAATGCAAATCAGAAGACATGGGCGAGTGCCCTGGTGTTGCGTGTAGCGCTTCACATGCCTGGAACTTATTTGTGGAGCAGGTGGAGTCTATATGTGTCTCTACATCCTTGATGATCCTG gCTACATCGGAAGTTGCAGATCCAGTACTTCCAGTTAGAATAAGGCAGTTCTTCAAGAGTGATATATCAAATGACCATCAGTCAATTCCTGTGAAGCATACAGTTCCTCGATTTTCAGTGCAGGTCAATGGAGATTTCAACCATGATTTGGTGATCAATCTATCTGCAGAAGAGTTATTAAGAGATATAGTTCAACAGGTTGTTCTGTTAATTCATCAAACGTCCCACATCCATACAAGCTCTTGCCAGGAGTATAAAACTTGTGGTACATTAGGTGGTCAATCAGAGATGGTTAATCAGAGTCTAGATCATGGATCAGCTGATGCAAACAACAGTGTAAAACAGGGTCCTGATGAGTCTCTTCTTAAAGCTCATCCACCACCTAACAATAGAACAGTGAAAGGGAAATCAAGCTTGCTGCTAGCAATATCTTCATTTGGATATCAGATTCTGCGATATCCTCATTTTGCTGAGCTTTGTTGGTTTACTTCAAAACTCAAAGAAGGTCCCTCTGCTGACATAAGTGGACCTTGGAAGGGCTGGCCATTCAATTCTTGTATAGCTCGTCctaataactcaattgaaaaGGTAGCTGTTGGTTGTAGCTCCAGTAactttaaaaacaaagaaaattttgttctaGTTAGAGGCCTGATTGCTGTCGGTTTGTCGGCATACAGAGGTGTCTACACATCACTCAGAGAAGTCTCCTTTGAGATACGGAAGGTTCTTGAGCTTCTAGTTTTACAGATCAATGCAAAGATCCAGGGTGGGAAAGATAGATATCAATATGTTCGCCTTTTATCGCAAGTGGCCTATCTGGAAGACATGGTTAATAGCTGGGCTTACACGCTGCACAG TTTAGAGGTGGATTCTccaatgaaaatggaaaatgctAAGCTAACTGATGTGAGACCTCCAGATGATCACCATGCCGACGATCAAGTTCAAAGTGAGGAACCCAAGCCAAATGGTACTAGCAAATGCTCCGATGGGCTTAAAGTGCCAGAAATTGACCCCCAAGGATTTGATAATGAAAAAGTTGGTAGTGTTGACTTAAATGAAGAATATGGTGATTTGGGTCATCCTAATTCTGAGGGTAGACTTGAAATTTCTGATTTGTCTGGACAGAAAATCGTCGTAATGAACTCTACTCTGGATAAATCTCTTCTTGATTCAGACGGAACTTTGAATGACCAAAATGGGACAAGCCCTAAACCACATGAGCCAGAAAAGGACAAGAACCATGTAGTTGGGAATGGCAATTCTGGATCCTTGAAACATTCAAATGGATTTGAATGCGCTGAATCTGTTGTCATTTCTGAGGATGGTTGTACCTGTGAGGAATTTGGCTGCGTTAAGCTCTGTAGTTCTAGTACCGTCTGCAATGAGCGTAATGGTTTGTCCTCAGTAGATGCTGGTATTGGACAGAATGATGTCAAGTGTGAAGCTGATAAGCATATTATGGATGTTGAAATCTCGAGCAAAACAAGTCTCTCTAGCGAGTCTGGGGTTCTATGCTTGTATCGTTGTTGCCCTACATGTCTAGATACCCTCCGCAGTTTGACACAGAAAATTCTTATTCACAAATGGGGATCAAATAGGAGCCTATGGACTGCAGACGATGTTCATGATATTGTTGCATCAGTGTCTGTGGATCTTCTTGCAGCGGTTAGAAGAATGAATGTTTCTGGAGGTTCCAGCAACTTATTGGATGATAAAATGAGAGACGGAAATAATGAGAGGTTTGAATGGCCAGAAACAATTACATGCCATTGCAAAACTTCAGGAAATAAAAGTCTTTTGCCAGTGGAATGCAGATGCCACACCATCAGCGAGAGCAccccaacaaaagaaaatgcttCCCCGAATACTCATCTCAGGTTTGATTCAAACTTTATTTTCAGAGATGGTGTCCTGGTTCATATGGATCCTGACAAGGATGTTTCTTTTCACTGTAAATTCGAGACCCTGTGCCTCTGTTCACTTATAGAGTTGATAGTAATGAGCAAGCAGCCTTTTCATTGA